GCACTTCCGTAGATCGCGTCCGCGGCGACCGTCAACCCAGCGCCCCCAGGAGCGCGCGCGTCGCCGCCCCCGGGTCCGGCGCGGCGAGGATGGCGCGGATGACGGCCACGCCGGCCGCACCCGCCG
This region of Deltaproteobacteria bacterium genomic DNA includes:
- a CDS encoding thiamine phosphate synthase, with protein sequence AGAAGVAVIRAILAAPDPGAATRALLGALG